The following proteins are co-located in the Oncorhynchus gorbuscha isolate QuinsamMale2020 ecotype Even-year linkage group LG22, OgorEven_v1.0, whole genome shotgun sequence genome:
- the LOC124010010 gene encoding zinc finger and BTB domain-containing protein 14-like, producing the protein MGEFLKYIDYDHKTSFLKMLNQQRMEGDHCDVVVVVENVEFRAHRCVLAACSIYFKKLFKKQNDVDNSIVELDFIRSDIFEEVLNYMYTARLAVRKKDINLMMSSGQVLGITFLDNLCSQKREPNMKLSRENQAPGDGMRAQDAILKELAMEEVRKNSFYDGGMEAMGSGGPHGVPPHFGGNMSKDPHSAHGWTSSSSSSSDMKLDYLLYGHRSDGIHPGMKPGGEGPKKDKSHLAHRPFACEVCPKTFTTQAHLKEHLKIHTGFKPHRCLVCGKAFIRGPDLKRHERVHSNERPFGCQMCEKAFKHKSHLRDHERQHRGERPFNCGSCEKAFIKASDLKRHWNTMHSQRRTLSPAAAAPGSIQGDADTQSQRDWKLEAGPHS; encoded by the coding sequence ATGGGTGAATTCCTGAAATACATCGACTACGATCACAAGACCAGTTTCCTGAAGATGTTGAACCAGCAGAGGATGGAAGGGGACCACTGTGACGTTGTGGTTGTGGTGGAAAACGTTGAGTTCAGAGCTCACCGCTGTGTCCTGGCCGCCTGCAGCATCTACTTCAAGAAGCTGTTTAAGAAACAGAACGATGTGGACAACTCCATCGTGGAGCTCGACTTCATCCGTTCAGACATCTTCGAGGAGGTCCTCAATTACATGTACACCGCCAGGCTCGCCGTCCGCAAAAAGGACATCAACCTCATGATGTCATCCGGACAGGTCCTGGGGATCACGTTCCTCGACAACCTGTGTTCACAGAAACGTGAGCCCAACATGAAGCTGAGTCGTGAGAACCAGGCGCCAGGGGACGGTATGAGAGCCCAGGACGCAATACTCAAAGAGCTGGCaatggaggaggtgaggaagaACAGCTTCTacgatggagggatggaggccaTGGGCTCTGGAGGGCCTCACGGGGTCCCTCCTCACTTCGGCGGGAACATGTCTAAAGACCCCCACAGCGCCCACGGCtggacctcctcttcctcctcctccagcgaTATGAAGCTTGACTACCTGCTGTACGGCCACCGCTCTGACGGCATCCACCCGGGAATGAAACCAGGCGGAGAAGGCCCCAAGAAGGACAAGTCCCACCTGGCCCACCGTCCGTTCGCTTGCGAGGTGTGCCCCAAAACCTTTACCACCCAGGCCCACCTCAAAGAGCACCTGAAGATCCACACGGGCTTTAAACCGCACCGCTGCCTGGTCTGTGGCAAGGCGTTCATACGAGGGCCCGACTTAAAGCGGCACGAGAGGGTCCACAGCAACGAGAGACCCTTCGGATGCCAGATGTGTGAAAAGGCCTTCAAGCACAAGTCCCACCTGCGAGACCACGAGCGGCAGCACCGAGGGGAGAGGCCCTTCAACTGCGGCTCCTGTGAAAAGGCGTTCATCAAAGCATCGGACCTGAAGCGCCACTGGAACACGATGCACAGCCAGCGCAGAACGCTGTCCCCCGCAGCCGCCGCCCCGGGCAGCATCCAGGGAGACGCCGACACGCAGAGCCAGAGGGACTGGAAGCTAGAGGCTGGGCCACATTCGTAA